A section of the Pseudophryne corroboree isolate aPseCor3 chromosome 11, aPseCor3.hap2, whole genome shotgun sequence genome encodes:
- the LOC134970013 gene encoding 4-galactosyl-N-acetylglucosaminide 3-alpha-L-fucosyltransferase FUT5-like, producing the protein MEYSGNTLSMKNSFMICIAQLCLSAILFILYNNIGGSAIIDTIKNVDPNLEPAEHTRIILVWTWPFRNKFPLNDCPSYLNISGCFYTDNRTLFSSSDAVVIHHRDVCYSKKLLPHMPRPQNQYWVWFNKESPSHSPNLHFMDNLLNLTMSYRTDSDIFSPYGWLEENKEEDNFTIPPKTKLVAWAVSNWKPNSRRVHYYEQLKTFLTIDIYGRKHKPLPRSGQQQILSKYKFYLTFENSIHEDYITEKLWRNSLTFGIVPVVMGPSRENYERFIPKDSFIHVDDFSTAQELATYILKLDSDDKAYQQYFHWRSRLHPIAITNWQDAYCRVCKALKEAPKHKTISRLGDWYK; encoded by the coding sequence ATGGAGTATTCAGGAAATACACTGTCTATGAAGAATTCTTTTATGATATGTATTGCACAGTTGTGCCTTTCAGCCATTTTGTTTATACTCTATAACAATATAGGTGGCTCTGCAATTATTGACACAATTAAAAATGTGGATCCTAACCTGGAACCAGCTGAACATACTCGAATCATCCTGGTTTGGACTTGGCCATTTCGTAATAAATTTCCCCTTAATGACTGTCCATCCTACCTTAATATTAGTGGATGCTTCTATACAGATAACAGAACATTGTTTTCTTCTTCTGATGCAGTTGTTATCCATCACAGGGACGTATGCTACTCTAAAAAACTACTTCCGCATATGCCAAGACCACAAAACCAGTACTGGGTATGGTTTAACAAGGAGTCCCCATCTCACAGCCCAAACTTACACTTTATGGACAATCTCCTCAATCTGACCATGTCCTACAGGACTGACTCTGATATATTCTCACCTTATGGCTGGTTGGAGGAGAATAAAGAAGAAGATAACTTCACTATCCCACCAAAGACTAAGCTGGTGGCCTGGGCAGTCAGTAATTGGAAACCAAACTCTAGAAGGGTGCATTATTATGAGCAGCTTAAGACATTTTTAACCATTGACATATATGGAAGGAAGCATAAACCTCTGCCCAGAAGTGGACAGCAGCAAATACTTTCCAAATACAAATTTTATCTGACCTTTGAAAACTCAATTCATGAAGACTACATTACAGAGAAACTGTGGAGGAATTCCCTCACATTTGGCATTGTACCAGTTGTTATGGGACCCTCTCGTGAAAACTATGAGCGTTTTATTCCAAAAGACTCTTTTATTCATGTAGATGACTTCTCCACTGCCCAGGAACTGGCTACATATATTTTAAAGTTGGACAGTGATGACAAAGCCTACCAGCAATATTTCCACTGGAGGTCCAGACTTCATCCTATTGCAATCACTAATTGGCAGGATGCTTACTGTAGAGTTTGCAAAGCATTAAAAGAAGCTCCTAAACATAAAACTATTTCAAGACTTGGAGATTGGTACaagtaa